The Salvelinus fontinalis isolate EN_2023a chromosome 36, ASM2944872v1, whole genome shotgun sequence genome window below encodes:
- the LOC129835081 gene encoding ras-related protein Rab-1B, with the protein MNPEYDYLFKLLLIGDSGVGKSCLLLRFADDTYTESYISTIGVDFKIRTIELDGKTIKLQIWDTAGQERFRTITSSYYRGAHGIIVVYDVTDQESYNNVKQWLQEIDRYASENVNKLLVGNKCDLTTKKVVDYTTAKEFADSLAIPFLETSAKNATNVEQAFMTMAAEIKKRMGPGATAGGDKPNLKIDSTPVRQSGGGCC; encoded by the exons ATGAATCCAGAATA TGACTACCTGTTCAAGCTCCTCCTTATTGGTGACTCCGGTGTGGGAAAGTCCTGTCTTCTGCTCCGCTTTGCT GATGACACCTACACAGAGAGCTACATCAGCACCATCGGCGTAGACTTCAAGATCCGCACCATCGAGCTGGACGGCAAGACCATCAAACTGCAGATT TGGGACACTGCTGGTCAGGAGAGGTTCCGCACCATCACCTCCAGTTACTACAGGGGCGCCCACGGCATCATCGTGGTCTATGATGTCACAGATCAG GAGTCCTACAACAACGTGAAGCAGTGGCTGCAGGAGATCGACCGCTACGCCAGCGAGAACGTCAACAAGCTGTTGGTGGGGAACAAGTGTGACCTCACCACCAAGAAAGTAGTGGACTACACAACAGCCAAG GAGTTTGCCGACTCCCTGGCCATCCCGTTCCTGGAGACCAGTGCCAAGAACGCCACCAACGTGGAGCAGGCCTTCATGACCATGGCCGCTGAGATTAAGAAGAGGATGGGACCCGGGGCCACGGCCGGTGGGGACAAGCCCAACCTGAAGATAGACAGCACCCCGGTCAGGCAGTCTGGCGGGGGATGCTGTTAA